The sequence AGCAAACAGCAGGATTCATAGTGCCCGTATTTTAGCTATTTCCAATGATCTGCCTGTACTGGTGGATATTGTTGATAGTGTTGAATATATCGAAAAGATCTTGCCTTTTTTAGATGAGATAGTAAAAGAAGGCCTTATTACTATCGAAGATATAGAAATAATTAAATATGCTAACAATAAAAATGAATAACTATCCTATTGACGCTTACATTATCTTAACCTTAAATCTCGCCCTTTTAAGGGCATTTTTTGTTTTGTCTATTTAGTTTGTCTATTTACACAAAGTTGACATTCAATTTTTTCAAACACTAAATATGTATAATTATCTCATATTCCTCAAAATATAATTACAAACCGTTTCTTTTTTCATCCCCTTTCCCTTTAATTTTAC is a genomic window of Koleobacter methoxysyntrophicus containing:
- a CDS encoding DUF190 domain-containing protein, with translation MVKITGRARRLRIYIGESDHYKGMPLYHAIVLKAKELGLAGASVFRGIEGFGANSRIHSARILAISNDLPVLVDIVDSVEYIEKILPFLDEIVKEGLITIEDIEIIKYANNKNE